The DNA window AAAAAGCTTATCAAGAGACATTTATTCAAAACTACAAGCAAGATGTAAAACTAATAAAGTAAAAGTTGTGATTGATACAGCAGGAGAAGCTCTGATTGCTACGTTAAAGAATAATCCTTTTTTAATAAAACCAAATAAAGAGGAACTAAAAGAATTATTTGATGCTGAAATAAATACAAAAGAAGAAATAGTTTTTTATGCAAAAAAACTTAGGGAGATGGGTGCAAAAAATGTAATCGTTTCAATGGCAGAAGATGGAGCTTTGCTTATATGTAATGAAGGCATATATGATGGGTCTGTGCCAAAAGGGGTTGTGAAAAACTCTGTAGGAGCAGGAGATTCTTTGATCGCAGGATTTATTGCTAGTTATTTACAAAAGGCAGATATGGAGGAAGCTTTCAAATGGGGAATTGCTTCTGGTAGTGCCACAGCTTTTTCACTGGATCTATGTAAAAGTGAAGATGTTGAGCGTTTATTAGATCAAGTAAAAATAAATAAAATATAAATTAAATGAAGCTTGCCAAGCGTTTGGCAAGCTTCATTTTTATTTAACTTCTACAATCCATCCTTCTGGTGCTTCTACATCCCCAAATTGAATGCCATAAAGGGTATCATAAAGTTTTTTTGTAACAGGACCAACTTCTGTTTCACTATGGAATACATGAAGTTCTCCTTTATATTCTATACCACCAATAGGAGTGATAACAGCTGCAGTTCCGCATGCACCTGTTTCTTTAAATTCATCTAAGTTATCGATAAGAACATCTCTTTCTTCTACTTCCATTTTTAGATATTCTTTTGCAAGATATAGTAATGAATATTTTGTAATACTAGGAAGAATAGATGGTGATTTTGGTGTTATAAATTTATTATCCTTAGTAATACCAAAGAAATTAGCTGCTCCAACTTCTTCTATTTTTGTATGAGTCATTGGATCAAGATAAATACAATCAGCAAAACCTTTTTTAGCAGCTAATTCATGAGGATAAAGGCTTCCTGCATAATTACCACCTACCTTTGCTGCTCCTGTTCC is part of the Crassaminicella profunda genome and encodes:
- the pfkB gene encoding 1-phosphofructokinase, giving the protein MVYTVTFNPSIDYVVQVEGFQLGKVNRVNKGYKYPGGKGINVSRVLKNMNINSKALGFIGGFTGEYIKKYLEDEGIETDFITVKEDTRINIKLKSHEETEINGAGPPITEENIKTLLKKINKLTSKDYLVLAGNIQKSLSRDIYSKLQARCKTNKVKVVIDTAGEALIATLKNNPFLIKPNKEELKELFDAEINTKEEIVFYAKKLREMGAKNVIVSMAEDGALLICNEGIYDGSVPKGVVKNSVGAGDSLIAGFIASYLQKADMEEAFKWGIASGSATAFSLDLCKSEDVERLLDQVKINKI